One part of the Streptomyces lydicus genome encodes these proteins:
- a CDS encoding D-alanyl-D-alanine carboxypeptidase family protein produces MSSVSWVPVRAVTAATVCAASLLAAAGPALADGPHGVDDLRPGTHLAEPGDAGNRLDRHGVQFQPRDGVPEPPDVSALSWMVTDMQSGKVLAAKDVHRPLPPASTLKTLFAVTVLPKFSQRQVHTVSLEDLAGIESGSSMAGLKEEVPYHVADLWHGVFLSSGSDAVHTLASMNGGWNKTIDDMQETARRLGARDTRVASADGFDTPGQFSSAYDLTLFGQAGLTNPDFARFASTKRAELPQEGGPDAFGIQNTNRLLVGSHGVRPYDGLIGVKNGYTTHAGNTLIAAARRAGRTLLVTVMNPQSGGRNAVYEETRALLDWGFAAAPRAAAVGMLPTLAPGDRLADLQRVAHRPDAPTALHKAPVAARADAGTRQRWLLSAAAAVGVIAVAGLGTGLWRRRRKPRGAAAEESD; encoded by the coding sequence ATGTCGAGCGTGAGTTGGGTCCCCGTCAGGGCCGTTACCGCGGCCACCGTTTGTGCCGCGAGCCTGCTGGCCGCTGCCGGACCGGCGCTCGCCGACGGCCCGCACGGCGTCGACGATCTGCGGCCCGGTACGCACCTGGCCGAGCCGGGCGACGCCGGGAACCGGCTGGACCGGCACGGTGTGCAGTTCCAGCCCCGGGACGGCGTGCCCGAGCCGCCGGACGTCTCCGCGCTGTCGTGGATGGTGACGGACATGCAAAGCGGCAAGGTCCTGGCCGCCAAGGACGTCCACCGGCCGCTGCCGCCCGCCAGCACGCTCAAGACCCTCTTCGCGGTGACCGTGCTGCCGAAGTTCTCCCAGCGGCAGGTGCACACCGTCTCCCTGGAGGACCTGGCCGGCATCGAGTCGGGAAGTTCGATGGCCGGGCTCAAGGAGGAGGTGCCGTACCACGTCGCCGACCTGTGGCACGGCGTGTTCCTCAGCTCGGGCAGCGACGCCGTGCACACCCTGGCCAGCATGAACGGCGGCTGGAACAAGACCATCGACGACATGCAGGAGACCGCGCGGCGGCTCGGCGCCCGCGACACCAGGGTCGCGTCCGCGGACGGCTTCGACACGCCGGGGCAGTTCTCCTCCGCCTACGACCTGACGCTCTTCGGCCAGGCCGGTCTGACCAACCCGGACTTCGCGCGGTTCGCCTCGACGAAGCGGGCGGAGCTGCCGCAGGAGGGCGGGCCGGACGCGTTCGGCATCCAGAACACCAACCGGCTGCTGGTCGGCTCGCACGGCGTCCGCCCGTACGACGGCCTGATCGGGGTGAAGAACGGCTACACCACGCACGCCGGCAACACCCTCATCGCCGCGGCCCGGCGCGCCGGGCGCACCCTGCTGGTCACCGTCATGAACCCGCAGTCCGGCGGCCGGAACGCCGTCTACGAGGAGACCCGCGCCCTGTTGGACTGGGGGTTCGCCGCGGCGCCCCGGGCTGCCGCCGTCGGCATGCTCCCCACCCTGGCGCCCGGTGACCGGCTGGCGGACCTCCAGCGCGTCGCCCACCGGCCGGACGCGCCGACCGCGCTGCACAAGGCCCCCGTCGCGGCACGGGCAGATGCCGGGACGCGCCAGCGGTGGCTGCTCTCCGCGGCCGCGGCCGTCGGGGTCATCGCGGTCGCCGGGCTCGGCACCGGCCTGTGGCGGCGCCGGCGCAAGCCCCGCGGGGCAGCGGCCGAGGAGTCCGACTGA
- a CDS encoding endonuclease I family protein, which yields MDKTHRTHRGRALALATVTVVVAMAAQIPASATAGPAHRTSGSATAAHRASISSISVGAYDDTYYKDAVGKTGKTLKDALHRIISSTQTGKLTYSQVWDALKNTDQDPANSANVILLYSGKSQSKNSNGGDPDDWNREHVWAKSHGDFGTATGPGTDLHHLRPADVSVNSTRGNKDFDNGGTEVGEAPGNYTDGDSFEPRDADKGDVARMILYMAVRYDGGDGFPDLEPNDTVGNGSKPNIGRISVLKEWSRQDPPSAFEKRRNQVIFDKYQHNRNPFVDHPEWVNEIW from the coding sequence GTGGACAAGACCCACAGAACCCACCGCGGCCGCGCGCTGGCCCTCGCCACCGTCACCGTCGTGGTGGCGATGGCCGCGCAGATCCCGGCGAGTGCGACCGCCGGACCGGCACACCGGACATCCGGCAGCGCGACGGCCGCGCACCGCGCGTCCATATCGTCCATATCCGTCGGCGCGTATGACGACACCTACTACAAGGACGCCGTCGGAAAGACCGGAAAGACGCTCAAGGACGCGCTGCACCGGATCATCAGCAGCACCCAGACCGGGAAACTGACCTATTCCCAGGTCTGGGACGCCCTCAAGAACACCGACCAGGACCCGGCGAACAGCGCGAACGTGATTCTGCTGTATTCCGGGAAGTCCCAGAGCAAGAACTCCAACGGCGGGGATCCGGACGACTGGAACCGCGAGCACGTCTGGGCGAAGTCGCACGGCGACTTCGGTACCGCCACCGGCCCCGGGACCGATCTGCACCACCTGCGTCCGGCGGACGTCTCCGTCAACAGCACCCGCGGCAACAAGGACTTCGACAACGGCGGCACGGAGGTCGGCGAGGCGCCGGGCAACTACACCGACGGCGACTCCTTCGAGCCCCGCGACGCGGACAAGGGCGACGTGGCCCGCATGATCCTCTACATGGCGGTCCGCTACGACGGCGGCGACGGCTTCCCCGACCTGGAGCCCAACGACACGGTCGGCAACGGCAGCAAACCGAACATCGGCCGGATCTCCGTCCTGAAGGAGTGGAGCCGGCAGGACCCGCCCTCGGCCTTCGAGAAGCGGCGCAACCAGGTGATCTTCGACAAGTACCAGCACAACCGGAACCCGTTCGTCGACCACCCCGAGTGGGTCAACGAGATCTGGTAG
- a CDS encoding MFS transporter has product MPRAVHVLAVGIFAMVTSEFAVAGLMPQMADGLGVGIPQIGYLITAFAVAMSAGGPFLAFAVLRLRQKHALMLLFGIFLAGNVLAALAPDYGVMLAARIVTGVASQAFFGVAVSLCVRLARPEVRGRAIALAMNGLMLGTLLGLPLSTVVGEHLGWRAAFWVISGLAVLAALATLVGVPREVRAEGGGVRAELAGFRNPRLWLVLSTSTLIIGATFSAFSYFHPILTEVTGFDSGTVPLLLIGYGAATVIGNAVVGRLADRHTLVVQLVGLALNFLFLAGFAVLAQLAVPAVLLMTGIGLVGVTMNPAMVTRVQRASGAGPLVNTVHSSFITLGVIVGSSAGGLAINSYGLRAPLWLGAGLAALGLLTLLPDLRRRSGPVSAAAPGRLGPEPNALRAEVVEGPEGACLARS; this is encoded by the coding sequence GTGCCGCGGGCCGTACACGTCCTGGCCGTGGGCATCTTCGCCATGGTGACCAGCGAGTTCGCGGTGGCCGGGCTGATGCCGCAGATGGCGGACGGGCTGGGGGTGGGCATCCCGCAGATCGGCTATCTCATCACCGCCTTCGCGGTGGCCATGTCGGCCGGCGGGCCGTTCCTCGCCTTCGCCGTGCTGCGGCTGCGTCAGAAGCACGCGCTGATGCTGTTGTTCGGGATATTCCTGGCGGGCAACGTACTGGCCGCCCTCGCGCCGGACTACGGGGTGATGCTGGCGGCGCGGATCGTCACCGGTGTGGCCTCGCAGGCGTTCTTCGGCGTGGCGGTTTCGCTCTGCGTCCGGCTGGCCCGGCCGGAGGTCCGCGGCCGGGCCATCGCGCTGGCGATGAACGGGCTGATGCTCGGCACGCTGCTCGGGCTGCCGCTCTCGACGGTGGTCGGTGAACATCTGGGCTGGCGGGCGGCGTTCTGGGTCATTTCGGGGCTCGCGGTACTCGCCGCGCTCGCCACGCTCGTGGGGGTTCCGCGGGAGGTGCGCGCGGAAGGCGGCGGCGTCCGTGCGGAACTGGCCGGGTTCAGGAATCCCCGGCTGTGGCTGGTGCTCTCGACCAGCACCCTGATCATTGGCGCGACCTTCTCCGCCTTCAGCTATTTCCACCCCATTCTGACCGAGGTCACCGGATTCGATTCCGGAACCGTGCCGCTGCTTCTCATCGGATACGGCGCCGCCACGGTCATCGGCAATGCCGTCGTCGGACGGCTCGCGGACCGGCACACGCTGGTGGTTCAACTCGTCGGACTGGCACTGAATTTCCTCTTCCTCGCCGGATTCGCCGTCCTCGCTCAGCTCGCCGTTCCCGCGGTATTGCTCATGACGGGAATCGGGCTGGTCGGAGTGACCATGAACCCGGCCATGGTCACCCGCGTCCAACGCGCGTCCGGTGCCGGGCCGTTGGTGAATACCGTGCATTCGTCCTTCATCACCCTCGGGGTCATCGTGGGGTCCTCGGCCGGCGGTCTGGCGATCAACTCCTACGGTCTGCGGGCGCCGTTGTGGCTGGGCGCCGGGCTGGCCGCCCTCGGCCTGCTGACCCTGCTGCCCGACCTGCGGCGGCGCTCCGGCCCGGTTTCGGCGGCCGCCCCCGGGCGGCTCGGCCCGGAGCCGAACGCCCTCCGTGCGGAGGTGGTGGAGGGGCCGGAGGGGGCCTGCCTGGCGCGGTCATGA
- a CDS encoding class I SAM-dependent methyltransferase — MTRTDGPMSPRPYWNHNVHYHRLVLDAVPDGCARALDIGCGDGLLVAELAGRVDEVTGVDRSAAMMRLARARGAGLRNAAFVEADVMAAEGIRPGAYDFVTAVAVVHHIGFAAAARRMAGLLAPGGRLVIIGLARNRTPLDWCISGAGVPAARLLARRRGGKSGPQGMPVEDSDMTWGEVRRAARDCLPGSRFRRHLLWRYSVVWDKPLI, encoded by the coding sequence ATGACGCGCACCGACGGACCGATGTCGCCGCGGCCGTACTGGAACCACAACGTGCACTACCACCGGCTCGTACTGGACGCGGTCCCGGACGGCTGTGCGCGGGCCCTGGACATCGGCTGCGGCGACGGCCTGCTGGTCGCCGAACTGGCCGGGCGGGTCGATGAGGTGACCGGAGTGGACCGCTCCGCCGCGATGATGCGGCTGGCCCGGGCACGTGGCGCCGGGCTCCGCAACGCCGCGTTCGTCGAGGCCGACGTCATGGCCGCGGAGGGAATCCGGCCGGGCGCGTACGACTTCGTCACCGCCGTGGCGGTCGTCCACCACATCGGTTTCGCGGCCGCGGCCCGGCGGATGGCCGGTCTGCTGGCGCCCGGCGGACGTCTCGTCATCATCGGCCTGGCGAGGAACCGGACGCCGCTGGACTGGTGCATCAGCGGCGCGGGGGTGCCCGCCGCCCGACTCCTCGCCCGGCGCCGCGGGGGCAAGAGCGGGCCGCAGGGGATGCCGGTCGAGGACTCGGACATGACCTGGGGCGAGGTCCGGCGGGCGGCCCGGGACTGCCTGCCGGGCAGCCGTTTCCGCCGCCATCTGCTGTGGCGCTATTCGGTGGTGTGGGACAAACCCCTGATCTGA
- the murJ gene encoding murein biosynthesis integral membrane protein MurJ gives MAVGTVVSRATGLFRNVLQAAALGTGLLASTYNTANVVPMSLYTLLIGGALNSVLVPQLVRARAEHTDGGRAFEQRLVTLVLSVLAVGTLLSVWAAPQLVAVYTPDTPATHAAFELTVVFARFLLPQIFFYGLFFILGQVLNARSKFGAMMWTPVLNNLVLIAMFGVYLGLLAGPDRIEDVTQGQIDLLGLATTGGIALQGLALIPFVRAAGFRFRPRFDWRGSGLGRSIAAARWTLLFVLANLAAMTVVTHYANAADQQLPTAGVGYTAYSYAQTVWMLPQSIVTVSLVTALLPRMSRAVAEDRLDDLRGDLSRALRASGVLIVPAAFFFLALGPQTAQLLFAHGSVDAAAAAPAGHMLQAFGLGLIPFSAQYLLLRGFYAFEDTRTPFWTALWISAVNVALATACHLLLPARWSVTGMAAACAVAYGIGLLVTALLLRRRIAGRLDGRRLCRTYGRLAVAAALAGAAGRLAAWACSGASVPTGWAPALALTAGGLTMALLFLVLARVLRIDELRRLPGLR, from the coding sequence ATGGCCGTGGGGACCGTGGTGTCCCGCGCCACCGGGCTGTTCCGCAACGTGCTGCAGGCCGCCGCCCTCGGCACCGGCCTGCTCGCCTCCACGTACAACACCGCCAACGTCGTCCCGATGAGCCTCTACACCCTGCTGATCGGCGGGGCGTTGAACTCGGTGCTGGTGCCCCAGCTGGTGCGCGCCCGAGCCGAGCACACGGACGGCGGCCGCGCCTTCGAACAGCGGCTGGTCACCCTCGTCCTGAGCGTGCTGGCGGTCGGCACACTGCTCTCGGTGTGGGCCGCGCCGCAGCTCGTCGCCGTCTACACCCCCGACACCCCGGCCACCCACGCCGCCTTCGAACTCACCGTCGTCTTCGCGCGCTTCCTGCTCCCGCAGATCTTCTTCTACGGTCTCTTCTTCATCCTCGGACAAGTCCTCAACGCCCGGAGCAAGTTCGGCGCGATGATGTGGACCCCGGTCCTCAACAACCTCGTCCTGATCGCGATGTTCGGCGTCTACCTCGGCCTGCTGGCCGGGCCCGACCGCATCGAGGACGTCACCCAGGGCCAGATCGACCTGCTGGGCCTCGCCACCACCGGCGGCATCGCCCTCCAGGGCCTGGCGCTGATCCCGTTCGTGCGCGCCGCCGGCTTCCGCTTCCGGCCGCGCTTCGACTGGCGCGGCAGCGGCCTGGGCAGGAGCATCGCGGCGGCCCGCTGGACGCTGCTGTTCGTCCTCGCCAACCTGGCCGCGATGACCGTCGTCACGCACTACGCCAACGCCGCCGACCAGCAGCTCCCCACCGCCGGCGTGGGGTACACCGCCTACAGCTACGCCCAGACCGTCTGGATGCTGCCGCAGTCGATCGTCACCGTCTCGCTCGTGACGGCGCTGTTGCCCCGGATGAGCCGCGCGGTCGCCGAGGACCGCCTGGACGACCTGCGCGGCGACCTCTCCCGCGCCCTGCGCGCCAGTGGCGTCCTCATCGTGCCGGCCGCCTTCTTCTTCCTCGCCCTCGGCCCGCAGACCGCCCAACTGCTCTTCGCGCACGGCTCGGTGGACGCCGCCGCGGCCGCGCCCGCCGGGCACATGCTGCAGGCGTTCGGCCTCGGCCTGATCCCGTTCTCCGCGCAGTACCTGCTGCTGCGCGGCTTCTACGCCTTCGAGGACACCCGTACGCCGTTCTGGACGGCCCTCTGGATCAGCGCCGTCAACGTCGCCCTGGCCACCGCCTGCCATCTGCTGCTGCCCGCGCGCTGGTCGGTCACCGGCATGGCCGCCGCCTGTGCCGTCGCCTACGGCATCGGTCTGCTGGTCACCGCGCTGCTGCTGCGCCGGCGGATCGCCGGACGCCTCGACGGCCGGCGGCTGTGCCGTACGTACGGCAGGCTGGCCGTGGCCGCCGCCCTGGCCGGTGCGGCCGGCCGGCTCGCGGCGTGGGCCTGCTCCGGGGCGTCCGTGCCGACCGGCTGGGCCCCCGCCCTGGCGCTGACCGCCGGCGGACTCACCATGGCGCTGCTCTTCCTGGTGCTGGCCCGCGTCCTGCGGATCGACGAGCTGCGCCGGCTGCCGGGGCTGCGCTGA